From a single Nicotiana tabacum cultivar K326 chromosome 8, ASM71507v2, whole genome shotgun sequence genomic region:
- the LOC107788055 gene encoding protein DEHYDRATION-INDUCED 19 homolog 5 isoform X2, translating to MDVDFWRSRVNSSKNISAVQSTYLINSDSHLNVNNEGEEDVRTWFPCPFCYVEIEVPMLCYHLQDEHCFDLKNAVCPICAASLGKDPIVHFSVQHAQSVKRRRKYLKSGYWDNATAMIGKDLQDITSYFEINSGVGRYKGHEPASDPLLLPFLCNVPPTDTESRCQDKSSVSEIERSRYWSFWTIARLLPSV from the exons ATGGATGTGGACTTTTGGAGATCAAGAGTAAACTCGAGCAAGAATATTTCTGCTGTCCAATCTACTTATTTAATCAATTCTG ATTCTCACTTGAATGTGAACAATGAAGGAGAAGAAGATGTTAGGACTTGGTTCCCTTGCCCTTTCTGTTATGTCGAAATTGAAGTGCCAATGCTTTGCTACCATTTGCAAGATGAGCATTGTTTCGACTTAAAAAACGCG GTCTGTCCCATATGTGCTGCAAGTTTGGGAAAAGATCCTATTGTACATTTTTCTGTACAACATGCACAGTCAGTTAAG AGAAGGAGAAAATACCTAAAATCTGGCTACTGGGATAATGCCACTGCTATGATTGGGAAGGATCTTCAAGATATAACTTCGTATTTTGAGATAAATTCCGGGGTTGGTCGGTACAAAGGGCACGAACCTGCTTCTGATCCACTTCTATTGCCATTTCTCTGCAATGTACCTCCTACTGATACCGAAAGCAGGTGCCAAGACAAGTCTTCTGTTTCTGAAATAGAAAG atcccggtactggagcttttggaccatagcgaggttgctgccttcagtctag
- the LOC107788055 gene encoding protein DEHYDRATION-INDUCED 19 homolog 5 isoform X3 produces MAFRLTDSHLNVNNEGEEDVRTWFPCPFCYVEIEVPMLCYHLQDEHCFDLKNAVCPICAASLGKDPIVHFSVQHAQSVKRRRKYLKSGYWDNATAMIGKDLQDITSYFEINSGVGRYKGHEPASDPLLLPFLCNVPPTDTESRCQDKSSVSEIESRKLLVSNPAVEEDSEEKRQRAAFLQELITSTIF; encoded by the exons ATGGCTTTTCGACTAACTG ATTCTCACTTGAATGTGAACAATGAAGGAGAAGAAGATGTTAGGACTTGGTTCCCTTGCCCTTTCTGTTATGTCGAAATTGAAGTGCCAATGCTTTGCTACCATTTGCAAGATGAGCATTGTTTCGACTTAAAAAACGCG GTCTGTCCCATATGTGCTGCAAGTTTGGGAAAAGATCCTATTGTACATTTTTCTGTACAACATGCACAGTCAGTTAAG AGAAGGAGAAAATACCTAAAATCTGGCTACTGGGATAATGCCACTGCTATGATTGGGAAGGATCTTCAAGATATAACTTCGTATTTTGAGATAAATTCCGGGGTTGGTCGGTACAAAGGGCACGAACCTGCTTCTGATCCACTTCTATTGCCATTTCTCTGCAATGTACCTCCTACTGATACCGAAAGCAGGTGCCAAGACAAGTCTTCTGTTTCTGAAATAGAAAG CAGGAAGCTGCTCGTATCTAATCCAGCAGTGGAAGAGGATTCTGAAGAGAAGAGGCAGAGAGCTGCATTCCTTCAAGAGCTGATTACGTCAACTATCTTCTAG
- the LOC107788055 gene encoding protein DEHYDRATION-INDUCED 19 homolog 5 isoform X1 encodes MDVDFWRSRVNSSKNISAVQSTYLINSDSHLNVNNEGEEDVRTWFPCPFCYVEIEVPMLCYHLQDEHCFDLKNAVCPICAASLGKDPIVHFSVQHAQSVKRRRKYLKSGYWDNATAMIGKDLQDITSYFEINSGVGRYKGHEPASDPLLLPFLCNVPPTDTESRCQDKSSVSEIERKLLVSNPAVEEDSEEKRQRAAFLQELITSTIF; translated from the exons ATGGATGTGGACTTTTGGAGATCAAGAGTAAACTCGAGCAAGAATATTTCTGCTGTCCAATCTACTTATTTAATCAATTCTG ATTCTCACTTGAATGTGAACAATGAAGGAGAAGAAGATGTTAGGACTTGGTTCCCTTGCCCTTTCTGTTATGTCGAAATTGAAGTGCCAATGCTTTGCTACCATTTGCAAGATGAGCATTGTTTCGACTTAAAAAACGCG GTCTGTCCCATATGTGCTGCAAGTTTGGGAAAAGATCCTATTGTACATTTTTCTGTACAACATGCACAGTCAGTTAAG AGAAGGAGAAAATACCTAAAATCTGGCTACTGGGATAATGCCACTGCTATGATTGGGAAGGATCTTCAAGATATAACTTCGTATTTTGAGATAAATTCCGGGGTTGGTCGGTACAAAGGGCACGAACCTGCTTCTGATCCACTTCTATTGCCATTTCTCTGCAATGTACCTCCTACTGATACCGAAAGCAGGTGCCAAGACAAGTCTTCTGTTTCTGAAATAGAAAG GAAGCTGCTCGTATCTAATCCAGCAGTGGAAGAGGATTCTGAAGAGAAGAGGCAGAGAGCTGCATTCCTTCAAGAGCTGATTACGTCAACTATCTTCTAG
- the LOC107788055 gene encoding protein DEHYDRATION-INDUCED 19 homolog 5 isoform X4 has protein sequence MDVDFWRSRVNSSKNISAVQSTYLINSDSHLNVNNEGEEDVRTWFPCPFCYVEIEVPMLCYHLQDEHCFDLKNAVCPICAASLGKDPIVHFSVQHAQSVKRRRKYLKSGYWDNATAMIGKDLQDITSYFEINSGVGRYKGHEPASDPLLLPFLCNVPPTDTESRCQDKSSVSEIESRKLLVSNPAVEEDSEEKRQRAAFLQELITSTIF, from the exons ATGGATGTGGACTTTTGGAGATCAAGAGTAAACTCGAGCAAGAATATTTCTGCTGTCCAATCTACTTATTTAATCAATTCTG ATTCTCACTTGAATGTGAACAATGAAGGAGAAGAAGATGTTAGGACTTGGTTCCCTTGCCCTTTCTGTTATGTCGAAATTGAAGTGCCAATGCTTTGCTACCATTTGCAAGATGAGCATTGTTTCGACTTAAAAAACGCG GTCTGTCCCATATGTGCTGCAAGTTTGGGAAAAGATCCTATTGTACATTTTTCTGTACAACATGCACAGTCAGTTAAG AGAAGGAGAAAATACCTAAAATCTGGCTACTGGGATAATGCCACTGCTATGATTGGGAAGGATCTTCAAGATATAACTTCGTATTTTGAGATAAATTCCGGGGTTGGTCGGTACAAAGGGCACGAACCTGCTTCTGATCCACTTCTATTGCCATTTCTCTGCAATGTACCTCCTACTGATACCGAAAGCAGGTGCCAAGACAAGTCTTCTGTTTCTGAAATAGAAAG CAGGAAGCTGCTCGTATCTAATCCAGCAGTGGAAGAGGATTCTGAAGAGAAGAGGCAGAGAGCTGCATTCCTTCAAGAGCTGATTACGTCAACTATCTTCTAG